TCTCGCCCTTCTCAAAGCTCCCCATGATCTCGACGGTCTCATCGAGGGAGAAGCCGATGTACTCCTTGAAGGAATACACCCTGTGCTCTATTCCAAGTCTCTCCGCGTTTCTCTTTGCCACCTCGACGCTTTTGGGCCTGTAACCGGCTATCCCCTCATCGATGGTTATCGCAACGAGCTCGAAGGGAAACCTCTCCCTAAGTTTGGCGAGCAGGTGCATAAGAACCACGCTGTCTTTGCCCCCCGAAACCCCGACGGCTATCCTCTCGCCCCGCTCGATGAGGTTGTGCTTCTTCACGGTCTTCCTGAACTTCCTCTCGATCATCTCGTTGAAGTGTCTCCTGCAGTAATACCTTCCGCTGTAACGCGCGTGGTAGACGGCCCTGCCGTTGCACTTCGAGCACTTCATACTCCCACCAGCCTGAGAAGAACCTTGAACTAACCGGCGAGGCCCGCCAGTGCCGGCCAGAGGTTGAGGCCGAGCAGGAACAGCCCGATCCCTATGGTGAGGTACCTGACCGGATCGGCCAATCTCCGGGGGAGGTAGGCCCTGACAACGTCATCGAGCATCCTGCCTCCGTCGAGGGGAACCAGCGGAAAGAGGTTCATCAGCCCTATCCCGAGGTTGAGTACGTATATCCAGTAGAGGGCAAAGAACAGGGGTAGGATTACGCTCTCGTGGCCAACCTTTGATGTAACGTTCTGAGTCGGATACACCCCGATGTAGCCCTTTTCCGGATCGTCGGGATGGGCGCCGAGTTTCAGGTTGACGTTCAGCTCCTTCCCGTCCCTTAGTATCGTGAGGGTGACCACCTGCCCGGGCTTCGTGGTGTTCATGAAGTTCATGAACTTCTCCATGTCCGGTATCCGCTCCCCGTTAATGGCCGTTATCACGTCCCCCTTTTGAAGCACGCCGAAGGCGGGTCCGTCCTCAACGACCCCCGAGACGAGAACTCCGGAAGGCTGAAGGACGGGCGCTATAGCCAGGTTTATGAGGATGAGCGTCAGAAAGGCCGTCACGATGTTCGCCATGGATCCCGCACCGTAAACCCGGAGTCTCGAGCGTAGGGGGGCCCTTTCGAGCGCCTCCTCGTCCGGCTCCACGAAGGCACCGGGGATGACGGCCAGAAGAACCAGCCCCACGGACTTAAGGGGCAGATCGTCGGCCCGG
The window above is part of the Thermococcus sp. P6 genome. Proteins encoded here:
- a CDS encoding site-2 protease family protein; protein product: MNGTLTQIIIGITAFWIVLYGLFGRRGEREEGLTVEMFIAMWRTKRLLGLIDSIARRSRRFWRAYADAGIAVGFAGMAYVFYALLKTAIKTVQSHGGQAGVQLVIPGVTIPLWYGLIGLVVVMVVHELSHGIVARADDLPLKSVGLVLLAVIPGAFVEPDEEALERAPLRSRLRVYGAGSMANIVTAFLTLILINLAIAPVLQPSGVLVSGVVEDGPAFGVLQKGDVITAINGERIPDMEKFMNFMNTTKPGQVVTLTILRDGKELNVNLKLGAHPDDPEKGYIGVYPTQNVTSKVGHESVILPLFFALYWIYVLNLGIGLMNLFPLVPLDGGRMLDDVVRAYLPRRLADPVRYLTIGIGLFLLGLNLWPALAGLAG